A region of the Muricauda sp. MAR_2010_75 genome:
AGTGGCCATCAATAACAATAAACCAAAGATTTTTGCCATTGATGAATAAGCTCAAAATAGCCGTTTTGATTTTAATCCTTTTTGTGGGCTGTAAGAAGGAAGGTAGTCTTTTTGAAAATCCTACCCCAGAAAAGACTGGTGTGGAGTTTACCAATACGTTGACCACAACCGAAGATCTGAGCATTTTGGACTACCTCTATTTTTATAACGGCGGAGGGGTATCCATTGGGGACATTAACAACGATGGGCTCCCAGATATTTTCTTCACCGGAAACCAGGTGAAAAACAAGTTATACCTCAACAAAGGCAATCTAAGTTTTGAAGATATTTCCAGTTCAGCTGGAATTGAGGGAAATAGCAGCTGGAACACCGGAACAACCATGGCTGATGTGAATGGAGACGGTCTTTTGGACATTTATGTCTGTGCCGTTGTGGGCATCAATGGGTTTAACGGATTCAATGAACTCTACATAAACAACGGCGACAACACCTTTGCGGAAAGTGCAGCAGAATACGGCCTCGATTTCGATTCCTACAGTTCCAACGCCGCATTTTTTGACTATGATCTTGATGGAGACTTGGATTTGTATCTTCTAAACCATGCCGTGCACACCCAAAATTCATTTGGCAGGTTCGACCTGCGGTTTGAGCGCCGATACGAAACAGGAGACAAATTGCTTCGCAATGATGACGGTCGGTTTGTGGATGTGAGCGAAGAAGCCGGCATTTATGGCGGCATCAATGGGTACGGCCTTGGTTTGGCCATAGCCGACTTCAATCAGGATGGGTACCCGGATATTTATGTGGGGAACGATTTCCATGAGGACGATTACTATTACTTAAACAACGGTGATGGCACTTTTACGGAAAGTCTCAAAAAATATTTTGGCCACACTAGCCGGTTTTCCATGGGAAATGATGTCACCGATATTAACAATGACGGGCGTCCCGATATTATTTCGTTGGACATGTTGCCCGAGGACGAGGTAACCTTAAAATCTTCTGAAGGCGATGACAACATTCAAACACAAAAGCTACGGGTTGATCGTTTTGGGTACCACTACCAGTTTACCCGAAATATGCTTTTTGTAAACCAGCCCGATGGAAATTATATAGAAACTGCCCTGATGAGCGGTATTGCTGCAACCGATTGGAGCTGGAGTGCGTTGTTCGGGGACTATGACCTGGACGGCACACAGGATCTCTTTATTTCAAATGGGATTCCAAAACGGCCCAACGACCTTGATTTTGTGAAATTTGTTTCCAGTGACGAAATCCAGAAAAAAATAGACAACACCAAACTTGTAGATCAAAAAGCATTGAATCTAATGCCGTCAGGAAATGTACACAACTACGTATTCCAAGGAAGCAAGGATTTGAAGTTCAAGGACAGGTCTGGGGACTGGATTACCAAAGACACTTTAATTTCAGGAGCTACGGCTATGGGGGATTTTGACAATGACGGCGACCTTGATCTGGTAACAAATAACATCAACCAACCTGCTTCCCTTTACATTAACAAAGCCGCCAAAAAAGGAAATTATCTCAAATTAAAGTTCCAGTTTACCCAAAAAAACGTGTTTGGTATCGGAACAAAAGTGTACTCCTATCAAAATGGAGAACTTCAATTCAAAGAATTGTTCCCCACACGTGGATTTCAGGCATCGTCAGAACCCATAATCCATTTTGGGTACGGCAACATTCAAAAAGTGGATTCCATCAGAATCATTTGGCCAAACAAAACCTATCAAACCCTAAAAGATGTTGTCACAAACCAAACTTTGACCATTCAACCCAAAGACACAAAACCTTTTGACTACAAATCACTGCACAAGAAACCCCAAAGCCTCTTTGAGCCTGTCCCCAATAGTCTAGGCATAGATTTTACCCATGTAGAAGACAACTACACCGATTTTAACCGCGAAAAACTGATTCCGTACCAAGTTTCGGATAGAGGTCCGGCACTCGCTCTGGGCGACCTTAATGGCGACGGAAAGGAAGATGTTTTCGTTGGAGGATCAAAATTCGTTCCTTCACAAATCTATCTACAACAAGACTCAACTTTTGTGGAGCAACGTTTTGAAACCATAGCCACCGATTCCATCAAAGAAGACATTTCGGCAACCATTGCCGACTTCAATAACGATAAAAAAAATGATTTGTTTGTAACAGCAGGTGGCGGTGACTTTTTTGGTGAGTCCGATGTATTATTGGAAACCTATTATGTCAGCAAAGATTCCAGCTTTTCAACAATGGAATTGCCCAAGTTTTTTCAAAATGCCTCAGTGGTCAAACCCCATGATTTTGATGGGGACGGTGATTTGGATGTTTTCGTGGGAGGACATACCATTACCGCCAAATTTGGAGCTCCTGCAACTTCTTATATTTTGGAAAACAACAATGGGAATTTTTCTGTTTTTAAAGGATTTGAAGCCTATTCCAAAGGAATGGTGACCGATGCCATTTGGGAAGATTTTAATGGGGATGGAGCCCAAGATTTGATTTTGGTGGGTGAATGGATGTCACCCAAATTTCTCGAATACAACAACGGTACTTTTACCGAAGCCAAATCCCTGGATGTAAAGGGGCTATGGCAAAGCGTAGCTTCATTTGATATTGATGGCGATGGTGATAAAGACTACCTCTTGGGTAATTGGGGTACGAACTCAAAATTTAGGGCCTCTAAAAAGTATCCCATGAAGTTGTTTTTCAATGACTTTGATGCCAACGGTCAAACCGAAACCGTAACAGCCTTGGAAAAAAATGGTGAATATTATCCATTGGA
Encoded here:
- a CDS encoding VCBS repeat-containing protein, producing MNKLKIAVLILILFVGCKKEGSLFENPTPEKTGVEFTNTLTTTEDLSILDYLYFYNGGGVSIGDINNDGLPDIFFTGNQVKNKLYLNKGNLSFEDISSSAGIEGNSSWNTGTTMADVNGDGLLDIYVCAVVGINGFNGFNELYINNGDNTFAESAAEYGLDFDSYSSNAAFFDYDLDGDLDLYLLNHAVHTQNSFGRFDLRFERRYETGDKLLRNDDGRFVDVSEEAGIYGGINGYGLGLAIADFNQDGYPDIYVGNDFHEDDYYYLNNGDGTFTESLKKYFGHTSRFSMGNDVTDINNDGRPDIISLDMLPEDEVTLKSSEGDDNIQTQKLRVDRFGYHYQFTRNMLFVNQPDGNYIETALMSGIAATDWSWSALFGDYDLDGTQDLFISNGIPKRPNDLDFVKFVSSDEIQKKIDNTKLVDQKALNLMPSGNVHNYVFQGSKDLKFKDRSGDWITKDTLISGATAMGDFDNDGDLDLVTNNINQPASLYINKAAKKGNYLKLKFQFTQKNVFGIGTKVYSYQNGELQFKELFPTRGFQASSEPIIHFGYGNIQKVDSIRIIWPNKTYQTLKDVVTNQTLTIQPKDTKPFDYKSLHKKPQSLFEPVPNSLGIDFTHVEDNYTDFNREKLIPYQVSDRGPALALGDLNGDGKEDVFVGGSKFVPSQIYLQQDSTFVEQRFETIATDSIKEDISATIADFNNDKKNDLFVTAGGGDFFGESDVLLETYYVSKDSSFSTMELPKFFQNASVVKPHDFDGDGDLDVFVGGHTITAKFGAPATSYILENNNGNFSVFKGFEAYSKGMVTDAIWEDFNGDGAQDLILVGEWMSPKFLEYNNGTFTEAKSLDVKGLWQSVASFDIDGDGDKDYLLGNWGTNSKFRASKKYPMKLFFNDFDANGQTETVTALEKNGEYYPLESLDGLSSQLVYLRKEFTTYKSFAGKTMEELFGKEILKKSTLLEVNTLESGYLKNDNGNFTFVPFKSELQVSPIMEFLVEDFDGDGTQEVLMGGNFFGVKPYHGRLDSFPGALLKSENEVILGNELGLDFTKKSLRHLNTLTLNGEKYVLAIFNNDKAQVYRINN